A region from the Mustela erminea isolate mMusErm1 chromosome 2, mMusErm1.Pri, whole genome shotgun sequence genome encodes:
- the TMEM150C gene encoding transmembrane protein 150C: protein MDGKKCSVWMFLPLVFTLFTSAGLWIVYFIAVEDDKIFPLNSAERKPGVKHAPYISIAGDEPPASCVFSQVMNMAAFLALVVAVLRFIQLKPKVLNPWLNISGLVALCLASFGMTLLGNFQLTNDEEIHNVGTSLTFGFGTLTCWIQAALTLRVNIKNEGRRVGVPRVVLAATVTLCVVLYFILMAQGIHMYAARVQWGLVMCFLSYFGTFAVEFRHYRYEIVCSEYQENFLSFSESLSEASEYQTDQV, encoded by the exons ATGGATGGGAAGAAATGCAGTGTATGGATGTTTTTACCTCTTGTATTTACTTTGTTTACTTCAGCTGGATTATGGATAGT ATACTTTATAGCTGTGGAAGATGACAAAATTTTCCCATTAAATTCAGCTGAAAG GAAACCGGGTGTGAAGCATGCACCTTATATAAG TATTGCAGGTGACGAGCCCCCAGCAAGCTGCGTGTTTAGTCAAGTCATGAACATGGCAGCCTTCCTAG CTCTCGTGGTAGCTGTTCTGCGCTTCATACAACTGAAACCCAAGGTTTTAAATCCATGGCTGAATATTAGTGGATTGGTGGCgctgtgtctggcttcctttggAATGACCTTACTTGGTAATTTTCAG cTCACGAACGACGAGGAGATCCACAACGTCGGCACGTCCCTGACCTTCGGCTTCGGCACGCTGACCTGCTGGATCCAGGCCGCCCTGACGCTCAGGGTGAACATCAAGAACGAAGGGCGGAGAGTGGGCGTCCCGCGCGTGGTGCTCGCCGCCACCGTCACCCTCTGCGTGGTCCTCT ATTTCATCCTCATGGCCCAAGGCATCCACATGTATGCGGCCCGGGTCCAGTGGGGACTGGTCATGTGCTTCCTGTCTTACTTTGGCACTTTTGCCGTGGAGTTCCGGCATTACCGCTACGAGATTGTGTGTTCCGAGTACCAGGAGAATTTCCTGAGCTTCTCCGAAAGCCTGTCCGAAGCTTCTGAGTATCAAACCGACCAGGTGTAA